From the Zymoseptoria tritici IPO323 chromosome 2, whole genome shotgun sequence genome, the window AGGAAGTTATCCGGAGAGAGCTATGTGGCTCTAGACTCTCTGCTGCACCAAGAAGGCGATCACGAAACGGTGCGAGACCAGTTCATGAACTTGCTACTCGCGGGAAGGGACACGTCCGGAGCTTTGCTATGCTGGGCTTTCTACGCGCTTTCGAGGGAACCTCAAGTGCTGATCAAGATGAGGAAGGAAATCGAAAGCATGGTCGGCACGGACGGCAGAGCACCCACGAAGAGTGAATTGAACTCTATGACCATTTTGGACCAATTTGTCACAGAGAGTGAGTGTTCAATATATGTTTCTTTGCAGACAGACAGCTGACTAGCATGACATGTACAGCTCTTCGACTCTTCCCCCCTATACCGCTGAACGGTCGCTTCAGTACTGAGGATACATTCTTGCCCcatggcggcggtgaggatgGTGAAGCTCCCATTCTCATCCCCAAAAGGACGTTGATCGCATTTTCCACGTTCGCCACGCACCGTAGCGAAGACCTATACGGAAGGGACGCCAGCAGATTCAACATCGGAAGATGGGAGGATCACACGAAAGAGCAACGGATGGTCGACTGGTCATACCATCCCTTCCTTGGAGGCCCTCGGAAGTGCTTGGGTGAACGATTCGCCATCACCGAGGCAAAATATTTGATCTGTCGAGCTTTGCAACACTTTCAGGAGATCATTCCTATTGACGAAGATGGCAATACGCTTGCTTTTCGGTCCGATGGAGCGTGGGTCGACGACGTCAAATACCACGTTGGCCTGACCATGATGCCTGACGCAGGTTTATGGCTTCGATTTGTACCAGCCTTCTGATTTCAAGAACACGAACGTCAGCTTTGCTCGCTCGCCAATCGTTACAACTACTTGTACGCCTCCTTGTACGCCTCCTTGTA encodes:
- the CYP-17 gene encoding putative P450 monooxygenase (p450 potentially involved in the degradation of fatty acids and/or alkanes. Multiple seq alignment followed by NJ analysis clustered this model with gi41079162; gi3395458, gi29469881, gi70984521 (alkane or fatty acids monoxygenases), and the models ESTEXT_GWP_GW1.C_110666, E_GW.6.936.1., ESTEXT_FGENESH2_PG.C_40295, ESTEXT_FGENESH2_PM.C_50060, ESTEXT_GWP_GW1.C_90605.. ...), which translates into the protein MLGDHERYGDTYAQWGGSVYTVITRDPRNIRAMLSRQFKSFEIGSGRHGCVRPLLGDGIFTQDGSKWEASRKLLAPMIQRPTLPELNLVERHFQLLRNAMTSGLVSDRGPLVSPVAVNMKDLLLDLSLKLTTEFLLGKDLDSKMAPASSTQWTDDFAAEFNVAFKWISKRERLKAFYWLIDSVQFRKSCDVAQRLVDEAVCHAQELRKSRKLSGESYVALDSLLHQEGDHETVRDQFMNLLLAGRDTSGALLCWAFYALSREPQVLIKMRKEIESMVGTDGRAPTKSELNSMTILDQFVTETLRLFPPIPLNGRFSTEDTFLPHGGGEDGEAPILIPKRTLIAFSTFATHRSEDLYGRDASRFNIGRWEDHTKEQRMVDWSYHPFLGGPRKCLGERFAITEAKYLICRALQHFQEIIPIDEDGNTLAFRSDGAWVDDVKYHVGLTMMPDAGLWLRFVPAF